In Arthrobacter sp. MN05-02, one genomic interval encodes:
- a CDS encoding aldolase, whose amino-acid sequence MPGRDPMLGVWATLGEPRLTNALAAAGLGWVGLDAQHGHFDDRALRNTLGPRTADGAPMLVRVAANDAALIGRALDAGADGVVVPLVDSVADAEAAVAASHYPPLGARSWGPLQGSRPVHRPGSDGGRHTVPLCSVMIETARALEAVEAIAAVPGVDMVFVGPFDLSLALGLEVDDLLASTGERAPLRRIVGACRAAGILAGAYAGTPERAAVLGTAGFSWVAATTDTGLLPLGADEVRRRMHADGRHQPDQDALSAGNASS is encoded by the coding sequence ATGCCTGGCCGGGACCCGATGCTCGGCGTGTGGGCCACCCTCGGCGAACCCCGACTGACGAATGCACTGGCGGCGGCCGGTCTCGGCTGGGTGGGTCTCGACGCCCAGCACGGCCACTTCGACGATCGTGCGCTGCGGAACACCCTCGGTCCGCGGACGGCGGACGGTGCCCCGATGCTCGTGCGGGTCGCCGCCAACGATGCCGCGCTGATCGGCAGGGCGCTCGACGCGGGAGCCGACGGCGTCGTCGTGCCCCTCGTCGACAGCGTGGCCGACGCCGAAGCGGCCGTGGCCGCCAGCCACTACCCACCCCTCGGGGCCAGGAGCTGGGGACCGCTCCAGGGCAGCCGGCCGGTGCACCGGCCGGGTTCCGACGGCGGACGGCACACGGTCCCGCTGTGCTCGGTGATGATCGAGACCGCCCGTGCCCTGGAGGCGGTGGAGGCGATCGCCGCGGTCCCCGGAGTGGACATGGTCTTCGTCGGTCCGTTCGACCTGTCGCTCGCCCTCGGACTGGAGGTCGACGACCTCCTCGCGTCGACGGGGGAGCGCGCTCCGCTGAGAAGGATCGTCGGCGCCTGCAGGGCCGCAGGGATCCTGGCTGGTGCCTACGCGGGGACGCCGGAACGCGCGGCGGTCCTCGGCACGGCAGGCTTCTCCTGGGTCGCGGCGACGACGGACACCGGCCTGCTGCCCCTTGGGGCGGACGAGGTGCGGCGCCGCATGCACGCCGACGGTCGGCATCAGCCGGACCAGGACGCCCTCAGCGCGGGGAACGCCTCCTCGTAG